In Betaproteobacteria bacterium, the following proteins share a genomic window:
- a CDS encoding cation:proton antiporter: protein MHEALPVALILLGSAVAVVLLFRRLSMPAILGYLIVGVAIGPAALGFVAASEEKRYLAEFGVVFLMFSVGLEFSLPQLMAMRRTVFGFGGAQVTLTMVLAAAVALAAGESWKTGLIVGGVLAMSSTAIVSKTLSEQAQLHTPAGRRIMGVLLFQDLAVIPLLVLIPALALPAEALAGAIAVAMLKAAVVLAVVLFVGQRLMRPLFHAVAKQKSSELFVLFVLLVTLGLAWVTEITGLSLALGAFLAGMLISETEYRYQVDDYIKPFRDVLLGFFFVTIGMLLDPRVVLAQWFPVTLVLVALLAVKFALIFWLGRVFDNEKPTALRCALALAPAGEFGFVLLSLAGREGAMAPATLQVVLAGALLSMLVTPVLLAHSERIVLYFVESEWTQRAMALHQLAVKTMATQGHVIVCGYGRSGQALARFLEREGVSVIALDADPERVRQAAAAGDSVVFGDAARREVLVAAALTRAVAVVVSFADTTKALTILAHVREMRPELPVIVRTWDDTDVGKLREAGAAEIVAEVVEGSLMLATQTMLLLGVPLNRVLRRLREVRSERYHLMSGFFPGSTDTEDDAEAAQPRLRSVMVGPSAASVGMTLESLNLEAMQVEVTAVRRQGVRETNPSRGMRLRENDIVVLLGSQEALAKAEIRLLQG from the coding sequence ATGCACGAAGCCCTTCCCGTCGCTCTCATCCTTCTCGGCTCCGCGGTCGCGGTGGTCCTGCTATTCCGGCGCCTTTCCATGCCGGCTATCCTGGGCTACCTGATCGTGGGCGTTGCCATCGGGCCGGCCGCACTCGGGTTCGTCGCCGCTTCCGAGGAGAAGCGCTACCTCGCGGAATTCGGGGTCGTGTTCCTCATGTTCTCCGTGGGCCTGGAATTCAGCCTGCCGCAGCTCATGGCGATGCGGCGAACGGTGTTCGGCTTCGGCGGCGCGCAGGTGACTCTGACGATGGTGCTTGCCGCTGCCGTGGCGCTCGCGGCCGGAGAATCGTGGAAGACGGGGCTCATCGTGGGCGGCGTGCTGGCGATGTCGTCCACCGCCATCGTTTCCAAGACGCTTTCCGAACAGGCCCAGCTGCACACGCCGGCGGGGCGCAGGATCATGGGCGTGCTCCTGTTCCAGGACCTCGCGGTCATCCCGCTCCTGGTCCTCATCCCGGCGCTGGCGCTTCCGGCGGAAGCCCTCGCGGGTGCGATCGCGGTCGCGATGCTGAAGGCCGCGGTGGTGCTGGCCGTGGTGCTTTTCGTCGGGCAGCGGCTCATGCGCCCGCTCTTCCACGCGGTGGCGAAGCAGAAGTCCTCGGAACTCTTCGTGCTCTTCGTGCTGCTGGTCACGCTCGGGCTTGCGTGGGTCACCGAGATCACGGGGCTGTCGCTGGCCCTGGGCGCCTTCCTGGCCGGCATGCTCATTTCGGAGACCGAGTACCGCTACCAGGTGGACGACTACATCAAGCCGTTCCGCGACGTGCTTCTCGGCTTCTTCTTCGTGACCATCGGCATGCTGCTGGATCCGCGCGTGGTGCTCGCGCAATGGTTCCCGGTCACTCTGGTGCTGGTGGCCCTGCTTGCCGTGAAATTCGCGCTGATCTTCTGGCTGGGGCGGGTATTCGACAACGAGAAGCCGACGGCGCTTCGTTGCGCGCTCGCTCTCGCGCCGGCCGGCGAATTCGGGTTCGTGCTGCTTTCGCTCGCGGGGCGCGAGGGCGCGATGGCGCCGGCCACCCTCCAGGTGGTTCTTGCCGGAGCGCTCCTGTCGATGCTGGTGACCCCGGTGCTCCTGGCCCACTCCGAGCGCATCGTCCTTTACTTCGTCGAGAGCGAGTGGACACAGCGCGCGATGGCGCTGCACCAGCTCGCGGTGAAAACGATGGCCACGCAGGGGCACGTCATCGTCTGCGGATACGGGCGCAGCGGGCAGGCGCTTGCCCGCTTTCTCGAGCGCGAAGGCGTTTCGGTCATCGCGCTGGATGCCGATCCGGAGCGCGTCCGGCAGGCGGCGGCGGCGGGCGATTCCGTGGTTTTCGGCGACGCCGCGCGCCGCGAGGTGCTGGTGGCCGCGGCGCTGACCCGTGCGGTGGCGGTAGTGGTGAGTTTCGCGGATACGACCAAGGCCCTCACCATCCTGGCGCACGTGCGCGAGATGCGCCCGGAGCTGCCGGTCATCGTGCGCACGTGGGACGACACGGACGTGGGCAAGCTTCGCGAAGCCGGCGCGGCAGAGATCGTGGCCGAGGTGGTCGAGGGCTCCCTCATGCTTGCCACGCAGACCATGCTGCTGCTGGGTGTGCCGCTCAACCGCGTGCTGCGCAGGCTACGCGAGGTCCGCTCGGAGCGGTATCACCTGATGAGCGGCTTCTTCCCCGGTTCCACGGACACCGAGGACGATGCCGAGGCGGCGCAGCCCCGCCTTCGCTCGGTGATGGTCGGCCCCAGCGCTGCGTCAGTGGGCATGACCCTCGAGAGCCTGAATCTCGAGGCGATGCAGGTCGAGGTGACGGCGGTGCGCCGGCAGGGGGTCCGCGAGACCAATCCTTCGCGCGGCATGCGGCTGCGCGAGAACGACATCGTCGTCCTGCTGGGTTCGCAGGAAGCGCTGGCCAAGGCGGAGATCCGCCTCCTTCAGGGGTAA
- a CDS encoding KpsF/GutQ family sugar-phosphate isomerase, producing MISLAREVLEVEAAAVLALADRLGAPFLAAVEVILASKGRVVVTGMGKSGHVGGKIASTLASTGTPAFFMHPAEASHGDLGMIASGDVVIAISHSGESDEILRILPLIKRRGARVIAITGRAQSTLARESDVHLDAAVEKEACPMNLAPTASTTAALALGDALAVALLQAHGFGSEDYALHHPGGTLGRKLLLHVSDVMHTGERLPQVGVGATLKEAILEMSQKGLGMTAIVEADGRVAGLFTDGDLRRALEKHEDIRGLEVADVMTRSPRSIAPSRLAAEAAQVMQAHHVSGRLLVVDDAGKLVGALHVDDLLRAGVI from the coding sequence ATCATCTCGCTCGCGAGGGAAGTGCTCGAAGTCGAGGCGGCCGCCGTGCTGGCGCTCGCCGATCGCCTCGGCGCGCCCTTTCTGGCGGCGGTGGAGGTGATCCTCGCCTCGAAGGGCCGCGTCGTCGTGACGGGCATGGGAAAGTCGGGGCACGTCGGAGGCAAGATCGCCTCAACGCTCGCCTCGACCGGAACGCCTGCGTTCTTCATGCACCCCGCGGAGGCGAGCCATGGCGACCTCGGCATGATCGCCTCGGGCGACGTCGTCATCGCGATCTCCCACTCCGGAGAATCCGACGAGATCCTGCGCATCCTTCCGCTCATCAAGCGCCGCGGCGCGAGAGTGATCGCGATCACCGGCCGTGCGCAATCGACGCTCGCACGCGAATCCGACGTCCACCTCGACGCGGCAGTCGAGAAGGAGGCGTGCCCGATGAACCTGGCACCCACCGCGAGCACGACCGCTGCCCTTGCCCTCGGAGACGCGCTTGCCGTTGCCCTGCTGCAGGCGCACGGATTCGGCAGCGAGGATTACGCGCTGCACCATCCGGGTGGCACGCTCGGCCGCAAGCTGCTCCTGCATGTCTCGGACGTGATGCACACCGGCGAGCGGCTCCCGCAGGTGGGCGTGGGCGCCACGCTCAAGGAAGCCATCCTGGAGATGAGCCAGAAGGGCCTGGGCATGACCGCCATCGTGGAAGCGGACGGCCGGGTGGCAGGCCTCTTCACCGACGGCGACCTTCGCCGCGCGCTGGAGAAGCACGAGGATATCCGCGGCCTCGAGGTTGCCGACGTGATGACGAGAAGCCCGCGCTCGATCGCACCCTCGCGCCTGGCCGCCGAGGCCGCGCAGGTGATGCAGGCGCACCACGTCAGCGGCCGCCTTCTCGTCGTGGACGACGCGGGAAAGCTCGTCGGCGCGCTGCACGTGGACGACCTCCTGCGTGCCGGGGTCATCTGA